The Setaria italica strain Yugu1 chromosome VIII, Setaria_italica_v2.0, whole genome shotgun sequence genome includes the window CTAACTAACTAAGCTACGCCCAATTTGCGAAATATCCCTTGTATCAAGCTTAAAAAGCCTAAAAATGTGGTTGGACCCCTGTATATTTCTAAACCTTTTCAACAATAAAaacattttttataaaaaatattttttgatttTCGGTGAACTTTTAACCTTTGTTCcatcaataaataaataaatcatgatgACTGAAAATTAAGGTCTATCAGATTTACCATGGAAAATACTTTTGACAATGtgcaacttttttattttactcGTATATATGTATTTCCAGAAATTATACAAGTCAAAGTGCCATCACATAGACATTGTTGATGTcctgactacttatttctggAAAGTATTAAACTAGTTTACCAGTTTTGCAATCCTACTAGTATTGAACCTTATTCAATAATTTGTAAAATCATATCAATATATAATTTGAAGATCTCTAAAATTCAATTCAATAATTTTGAAGGAAACTTCCTGACAATTCTGAAACATACTTAAGCAAGTCTTGAAGACCTAGTTCAGAAATATCTAAAACATCTGGCAACCCATTGAAAATGTGTATACCGTGCACTAATTAACGATCCCCAAATATGTGTTGGCCAAACTAATGGAAGCTAGATCTTTTCATTTACCGGACATTTTGAAATGGTTGGCTGTCTTTCAAAAGGAATTTTGACTGTAACTCTCTTAATAAGCATTTGCTAGCAAATCAACAGCAAAATTCAAGTGCAAATGTAGTTTCAACAACTAGGTAATATATTGTTTCATCTAGTCAAGTCTTAATATTTGAAAATCACTTCAGTCAAGGCATAAACTCTTTGATGGTAGAACTCGATGTTTCGAGGCAACAACCAGTGTCGTATGGCAATGTTACAACACTAATCAAAAGGGGATGAACTTGAAAAAGACAATAATCTTGAACTACCAGTGTAGTAAGTAATCCAAGTCATCAAGTGCAAATTGGACAAGTACTCATCAAGGGGGAAGGGAACACTAAACAAGTGGTGGCATCTCCTTGGAACTGCCCAATAGCGAGAAACCAACTAGTGCGATGGCGATGTGGGTATATCACGTGACAGAATCCACTACGTCGACATTCTCCTAATTTAATTTTGAGTGGTTGGGGGCTTGGCGGCCAAGTTTCCTGCAAGTTTTTTGGCGGGAAGCTTCTCTTTGCTTGTGTGGCTGCATGCAACCGCGAGGAAGCTGCTTGCTATCGGTACGTTTTTTCTCATTCAGTTTTAAATTTGGATCTGTCAGGTTCCTTACTCCACTGATTTTTAAACTTACGACGAGTCGGATTTTAGCTAGTTTATTCCATTGATTCCTAGCTATGTCATTATAAGTCGGTAAACTACAAGTAATGATGGGTCACGGGATGCGAGCGGGTTTGTCTAATTGTGTCCAAATTGTCAAAAAAATGATCTATTTGCGGGCTCGTGGATGACGAATCCGCTCGCATCCCTTCTCCATTCTTTTCGAAGTGAGGATCAATGGTGATCACCCTTgaatgatgagtgattgacaatgttgtgttggtttgatgttgctcttggcttgtgatgtgcaggtgtaggatgcgacgtggcggtcgacggcgtgcGTGAAgatcaagcgaaaggttcataccGATGGACCAAgagcggtgaaggatgaacgcgagtaggcttggactgatGGACCCGatgagtccgggcggagtcacgggcggtccacatggtgcacggaatggcgGGAGAACATGAtgagatggagacggcgtcggtcgagtcgagcgggaggcttggcggaggccggacatgcgtcaacatcgaggaggtcacgtggcggccaagcggagatggacagtttgggtggtttgggcctcaaaaccaccgcgcaagCAGGTTTttcggtttgggcctcaaaacctgGGGTGAGCCCGATGCGatcggagcttcgagaaggagggcacgtggcgtcatcgcgaagcttgcgtcaaggcgaagcaaagtcgtgaaggcggcgtgtccgtccgatgcgcggataaaaacttggaccaaaatgcccctgcgtagttatcctagttgtagctgtaggggtagtagTGTCTTTTGTCCTGGAGGGATGGGGGGCTGCTTATTTCAGGACCTCTTTGCTTAGCAACTCATTATCTTTTggcttagaggctagtcatgtgctgagaggagagagggagattagagagtgattaTTCTTTCTcatgatttcttcatctttagtgggtggatgaaaagagtaggctagtcctcatcttgtatagaagatgttctTGTGATTTAATTTTGTTTGCTGtctcaaatcgtgctaaatctttAATTCCCGAGCgtttttttccctattttcggagctatttttggggatttttcgtTCATCATATTTGAGCTCGAATCTCGTGGTTTTGGTTGAAGAGAAATGTTGCTACGACCTTAGGGAGCATCTTTGATACGATCCCTCTCCAAATCCCACATGGATTCGGCCGGATTTTGAATTTCTCCCAAATCGTGTTCTTCGCGTAGGGTTTCAGTTTTTCTCCAAATCCACGATGAATACTTAAGCTTTTTGAGATCTTTCTCATGGATCTATTAGCCCTTGGGCCTGCACATCTATGGCTCAAGTTTCGTCTCGATTCATGGAGTATTGAGGGCAGATTTTTGAATTAAAGTTCAAGCCGAGTTCTCGGTGCCTTCTGTTTTCTTTCTGTTCTTCAGTTCGAGCAGCAGGCGAGAGGCTCGTGGCGGCGCACGTCTGCACCAGAGCAGCAGGCCAGCGAGTTGCGCAGCAGGCCGGGCAGGCCGCGCCGCAGGCCAGCTCGTTACCTGGGCCGGAACGGCTCTGGTGGCccaagctgcagcagcaggtgctCGCGGGCCAGGCTTTCAGCAGCTCCAGGCAAGCACGCGCAGTCCATCCAGTGGCACCAGGCCGGCCTACACGTGAGGTAAGCTGCAGGGCAAGCTAGCTGGTCCAGCACGTGTACTAGGAAATGAGCAGGTTGTGATAGAACAGTGAGCTTGTCTTTGGTCCTTTGTTAATTCCTTGCATTTTCTAGTTATTCTCTGTTAAGTCGATCTCGATTAAGTTGATTAGTCTTTTAATTAGTATTGTCTCCTGTGCTAATCATGCTTAGTTTATTTAATCAATTGCTAATCCTTCCATGCCTACTTAAGTAAGTGGTTAGTAGTGTTCTTGTTTTGTCTCATGGAATATTCATGCTATATTTCCGCTGTGATTTGTGCGTCTcttatcgttcctagggtgagctaGTCATGAGTTGACTTGCGTCATCCTGACGATTGAACGCACGGTGTGCTTTAAGGTTGCATTTGGGACATAGGTCTTGTTTtcgttgagaatttttatacgctcccattcaccccctctGATCGCCCTTTCGGTCCTTCACGAAGGATGTTAGTTTGGGCATGCATGGTTGTATCTTTGTTCAAGGAACATTCAGATATGATAATTTCAGTCAGAAGCATGCATTGCATGCTGATCAATTGACACTTCTCCTATCTATTACTGTACTAACTACTAAGAATATGTCCACGTGACCGGCACGAGAAACTGTACGTGTGCAAAAAGTGGACAAAGAGAAATTTACGACGGACTAGAATACAAACATATTTGTCCATATCAGTGGGACTACAAGCTGAATGGCAATGGGCCTGCATCTCTATGGCTTAACTTTAAGAAGATGCGCTTGCATCACTGCTGATGCCTAAGTTTCACATGACCTCGATGTATTTTTCTCAATTCGTAGAAGAACTGAAAAGTTTTGTACAGAAATATAGGAGGTAAGCTCCATTAGTGCTTACCTCTTGTTAACAGTGTGGAGAAAATGATGAGGTGCGTTACTATCACCACTAGATTTTACATCTTTTCTCATCGGCATTTTGTGAATGGCTGACGGTTATCAGTTATTTGGAATTTCCACACATAGCCAAGGTGTGTTTCAGTGTTATTAAGATATCTCCAAGAATTATTTACTACATGGCTGATGATTTTTGTATTGGGACATATTGGTTGGGGATTTTTGGTTGCTAATCTATTTTTCTCCTCGGGAATCATCAAAAATTAGACTACAAAAGATTTGTCCCTTGAGAGAAATATtatgaagaaaaagaataattaaaaacactaaaaaatgttgaatatgttGTAGTGCATTAACTCTTTTCCCACTTGTGCTAGTAGACTGCTCATGGCTTCTTTGAGCTCTTCCTACATTATACATGGGGACATATAAACTGTGTCTCACTCTGTGATTGAAGCATTGCCTCTAAAATGTGGAGACATCAACAGAAGAGGGACTCCCTTGGTAGCTTGGAAGAAgctgcttgcagttgcaggccaAAATATCAAAGTGGACCTGGTGTCCCTAGGCTTTTCTCCTGAAATAAAGTTACAAGTTTTACAAAATATAAGCTAGCTAGACCTTGTTCAGGATAAGCTAACCTTCGATGTTTGTATGCTAATACTTCCCCCTCCACATTGGCAAGAAAAGTTGGCTCTTTTTGTGGCATTATATAAGTTCTATCTTTGGCTGATAATTTCAGAATATAAATTTTACTACGGTTCAATTTTGTAAAGATACTTTGGAGTTTAGTATTTTACAAAAGTGATTTCCGCAGCTTTTCACCTTTGGCAATGAATGTAAAATCTCAACCAAGAAACTATGAACAAGTGTTCGTGACCTATTATTAACAAGTGTTCGTGACCTATTattcatctccttgtcagtgaTGCCTTCATCTGAAGTTCAAGAGCTATTGAATATAAAATCTAAACTTATCTTTGAGTAATGGCTCTGAGGATCAATTCTCATATACTTGGGGCAATAACTGTTTCTCAAGTCAGAAAACATTGAACCATCATTTGTCCCTTGCAACCTTCCCCTTTGTTCAAATTGCTTTGCAAGTTTGATATCATGCTGCCAAAGTGTCATGAACTACATCATCTCCATCATGATCTGGTGAGCAAAAATTGTGCTGAAGTGGCAAATGGACAAAGAAACCTGCTGAAGCCTGAAGAGAGAAGCAGAAGTAATAATGTGGAGGTCCAGCCGAGTACCAAAGACCGACAGCTTtatcctcaaaaaaaaaaaaaaggccaacAGCTTTAGGTACTCGGGCCCAACCTAAGCGGCCCAAGGAGGCCAGGCCCAAGTCCAAGACAGTAGAGTGTATTTGTTTTCTCCCTTCCTGTTTCTTCTTGTTGAAATGGACGCTGGCTTTACTCTGCTTCTCCTactctgacgaaactgaatggcaaaGCTAAATAactctgacgaaactgaatgctGAAATCTTAATAATGTTGAGCTCCAGACTCAGGCGCACCTTCGACCTGAGGGGCTTCCACGTTCCACCAGGCTAGACCGAGACTGTCCCTGCTCATCCTGCCAAACACGCCCGTCTAGGATCTAACCATGTAATCATTTGGCATACACTGGTTATCACAAATAACTGAACGCTAATCGAACTAGCTTCGAACGTAACCCATTAATCTGGTGAAGTATAGAATGGGTTCATCCATCGCTATATCTGCATGCAGGAGAGAGACTGGCAGGACAAATCGATTTGACCATAAGTTGGTAACGATAAAATGAATTTGGGAGAACAATACACCGTACCAATCCTGTATATACAACCCTGTTCACGAGTAGTACGAAAAATACACAAGACGACATCTCATCACTACGCTCTGATTTCTGAAGATGACGATGAATTGCTGGAAAGTGTAGAATAAGAGTGAAACCATTCTGATGCAATCCCATTCAATCACTGAATTTTGCCAACTCCTCGACGTATCACTCTCCTGGTTCGGCCGCCCGGGTGACTCGACAGACGCAGCGAGGACAGGGCCGCAAGATCCGGCGGTGGCAACCCAGCAGTCGCTGCAGAGAATGACACcggcgaagacgaagacgaCCCGGTTTGGCCGCGGCTGTCATCCTTGTCGGCTTCTTGCTGGTCTCCTTCTCCGCCACCGCTGCCTGCTTGTCGCCAATGGGGTTAGTTCAGCTTCATTCAGGATGGCGGATGATTCCGTGAAATTTGTTTGTACCAGCCAGAAGCCCAAATGGAATCTGCTGAATTCAGTTCATACCTTCCGCAGAACATTGACCAAGTGCAATTTCCAGATGCTTCTTCTTGGGCTCCATGTTGTTTCTACATAATACTCCCAGATCAGATTTGATCATTCAGAAGAACACACAAGAAGTCATCAATCACCGCCCAGATCAGATTCATCTCTCTGCTACAGCAAAGTGGTAATCGAAAAGTAAAACCTGGGGATTAAAAGAAACTTTGAAAGTGAGCAACAAGTCGACGAAGGCGCGTTACCTGAAAGCGAGGAACAC containing:
- the LOC101756175 gene encoding chromatin structure-remodeling complex protein SYD; translated protein: MPPFQRRKAGMLPSSRPSPAATAFAEQQLKQLRAQCLVFLAFRNNMEPKKKHLEIALGQCSAEGSGGGEGDQQEADKDDSRGQTGSSSSSPVSFSAATAGLPPPDLAALSSLRLSSHPGGRTRRVIRRGVGKIQ